One Rhizoctonia solani chromosome 3, complete sequence genomic region harbors:
- a CDS encoding ornithine decarboxylase — MSQPENLYIVTSAEQFQQLLSADLERISLLNFWAEWAEPCKAMNEVVLELARQNPQLLTLQIEADFKANEDIAESFNVESVPTFLVLKGHNLLSRIDGADGPALTAAIKAHAHTVSRGLAASEKAPEAPAPTHEETPEELNERMRGLMNQSKVVLFMKGVPDAPRCGFSRQTVAILREQNVEFTHFDILTDESVRQGTFEQGTKLVPFICTQFRQKSETPTSDCSVESGRPYELSEQHLFYVTSRIPFRRLRVVSFHFAINSVAPEIGFPGLPPLHTGTTDEIINNNVAKALYDTEDEEPNVERAFFAADLSKVLLQHERWLRCLPGVEPFYAVKCNPDPYVLRLLSALGTGFDCASHGEISQVLGLGVDPSRIIFANPCKATSFVRHAAKSGVDMMTFDNQDELFKIARAHPKAKLVVRILTDDSKSLCRLGLKFGAPLVTVPGLLAKAKELGLDVIGVSFHVGSGCFDSNAFADAVMRARAVFEMGAEVGYRFSLLDVGGGFEDGNFESTAQVLRDALVRYFPDRSNIRVIAEPGRFYVSGAFSLAANVIARRARASDDLIPTDATEDTEQPNIMYYINDGVYGAFNCIMFDHQHVHPYVISLGKNLTGPVDPHKVPQAACSVWGPTCDSIDCVCPVTRLPANLVVGDWLGFRNMGAYTICAASQFNGFESSRVHYTSGVGAESAAVRRALASLPDCVHL; from the exons ATGTCTCAGCCAGAGAATCTTTATATCGTCACGTCTGCCGAACAGTTTCAACAGCTCCTTTCGGCCGATCTTGAGCGCATATCGCTCTTGAACTTCTGGGCAGAGTGGGCAGAGCCATGCAAGGCCATGAACGAGGTGGTCTTGGAGCTTGCTAGACAAAATCCTCAGTTGTTGACTCTTCAG ATCGAGGCTGACTTCAAAGCCAACGAAGATATCGCCGAGTCGTTCAACGTTGAGTCGGTCCCTACTTTCCTGGTGCTAAAG GGGCATAATCTTCTCAGCAGAATTGACGGTGCCGATGGACCTGCTCTGACCGCAGCGATTAAAGCACATGCTCACACCGTGTCCCGTGGACTCGCGGCTTCAGAAAAAGCACCAGAAGCCCCAGCTCCCACACACGAGGAAACACCCGAAGAGTTGAACGAACGCATGCGTGGGCTGATGAACCAAAGCAAAGTTGTCCTATTCATGAAGGGCGTTCCTGATGCACCACGATGCGGTTTCTCTCGCCAGACTGTTGCCATCCTTAGGGAGCAGAATGTCGAATTTACCCATTTTGATATCTTGACAGACGAAAGTGTTCGACAAGGCAC ATTTGAACAGGGAACGAAACTAGTTCCCTTTATCTGCACACAATTTCGCCAGAAGAGCGAAACACCGACCTCCGACTGCAGTGTCGAGA GTGGTCGTCCGTACGAG CTCTCTGAGCAACATCTTTTCTACGTCACCTCCCGCATCCCGTTCCGTCGACTTCGCGTCGTCTCGTTCCATTTTGCGATCAACTCTGTTGCTCCCGAAATAGGCTTTCCTGGCCTCCCTCCTCTCCATACCGGAACAACCGACGAAATCATAAACAACAATGTTGCCAAGGCACTTTACGACACCGAGGACGAAGAGCCAAACGTCGAACGTGCCTTTTTTGCTGCTGATTTAAGCAAAGTTCTCCTTCAGCACGAGCGCTGGCTCCGTTGCCTTCCTGGGGTGGAGCCCTTTTACG CCGTCAAATGCAACCCCGATCCATACGTTCTCCGTCTCCTGTCCGCATTAGGCACTGGGTTCGACTGTGCATCCCATGGAGAAATCAGCCAGGTTTTGGGTCTTGGCGTAGATCCATCTCGTATCATATTCGCAAACCCTTGCAAGGCTACTTCCTTCGTTCGTCATGCCGCCAAGTCAGGAGTTGATATGATGACTTTCGACAATCAAGACGAACTGTTCAAGATTGCTCGTGCCCATCCGAAGGCTAAACTAGTTGTTCGGATCCTTACCGACGATTCGAAGAGCTTGTGCCGCTTGGGTCTAAAGTTTGGCGCACCTCTTGTCACCGTCCCCGGACTCTTGGCCAAAGCAAAGGAGCTTGGGTTGGATGTAATCGGCGTGAGCTTCCATGTCGGCAGCGGCTGTTTCGACTCCAATGCATTTGCAGATGCAGTAATGCGCGCCCGTGCTGTATTTGAGATGGGTGCAGAAGTCGGATACCGCTTCAGCCTACTTGATGTTGGGGGCGGTTTTGAGGATGGCAATTTCGAGTCTACCGCACAGGTTTTGCGCGATGCGCTGGTTCGGTATTTTCCCGACCGCAGTAATATTCGCGTCATTGCTGAACCTGGCCGATTCTATGTCTCTGGAGCCTTCTCCCTTGCAGCCAATGTCATCGCCCGCCGCGCTCGTGCCAGTGACGATTTAATCCCCACAGATGCTACGGAGGATACTGAACAGCCTAACATTATGT ATTACATAAATGATGGAGTCTATGGCGCATTCAACTGCATCATGTTTGATCACCAGCACGTTCATCCTTACGTCATTTCCCTCGGTAAAAATTTGACCGGGCCGGTTGACCCCCACAAAGTTCCTCAAGCAGCATGCAGCGTCTGGGGACCGACTTGTGATTCCATCGACTGCGTTTGCCCCGTGACGCGCCTTCCGGCTAATCTCGTGGTGGGAGACTGGCTAGGCTTCCGGAACATGGGCGCCTATACCATCTGTGCGGCCAGCCAATTCAACGGGTTCGAGAGCAGTCGGGTTCACTATACTTCTGGTGTGGGCGCGGAATCCGCGGCTGTCCGCCGGGCGCTTGCATCTCTTCCTGATTGTGTTCACCTCTGA
- a CDS encoding glycosyltransferase family 20 protein has protein sequence MPNGIEFEGRYSQVGTFPIGIDPDQFVNNLAKPGVKERVTALEQRFKGVKIIVGVDRLDYIKGVPQKLHALEVFLTEHPEWIGKVVLVQLAVPSRQDVEEYQNLRSTVNELVGRINGRFGTVEFMPIHFMHKSLAFDELCALYAVSDVCLVTSTRDGMNLVSYEYIACQQERQGAMILSEFAGAAQSLNGSIVVNPWDSQQVADAIHEAVTMSPETRAENHKKLFKYVTKYSAAYWGTSFVGEMSRLKPSQHPAAPPEIGGGQSTDREGEALEHGAVPT, from the exons ATGCCCAATGGTATCGAGTTTGAAGGCCGCTACTCTCAAGTTGGAACTTTCCCCATTGGCATTGATCCTGATCAATTCGTCAAC AACCTAGCGAAGCCTGGTGTCAAGGAGCGAGTTACTGCGCTTGAGCAACGCTTCAAGGGGGTCAAGATTATTGTGGGAGTAGATAGGCTCGACTACATTAAAGGCGTACCTCAGAAGCTACATGCCCTCGAAGTTTTCCTGACAGAGCATCCAGAGTGGATTGGAAAG GTTGTGTTAGTCCAACTCGCCGTTCCATCACGCCAGGATGTTGAAGAATATCAAAACCTTCGCTCAACTGTCAATGAGCTCGTTGGGCGCATCAATGGACGTTTTGGAACTGTTGAATTCATGCCTATCCATTTCATGCACAAGAGTTTGGCATTCGATGAGCTCTGCGCGTTGTATGCGGTGAGCGACGTGTGTCTTGTAACATCTACCCGAGATGGAATGAACTTG GTTTCTTACGAATATATCGCATGCCAACAAGAACGCCAGGGCGCGATGATTTTGTCCGAATTCGCCGGTGCTGCTCAAAGTTTAAATGGAAGCATTGTTGTCAATCCATGGGATAGCCAACAAGTAGCCGACGCGATTCACGAGGCAGTTACGATGTCGCCTGAAACCCGTGCTGAGAATCATAAGAAGCTATTTAAG TATGTGACTAAATACTCCGCAGCGTACTGGGGAACATCTTTCGTGGGTGAAATGTCTCGTCTCAAACCTTCGCAACATCCGGCGGCGCCCCCGGAGATCGGGGGCGGGCAGAGCACGGACCGTGAAGGCGAGGCACTGGAACATGGTGCAGTACCTACGTAG
- a CDS encoding glycosyltransferase family 20 protein, whose protein sequence is MEGKEGQRLIVVSNRLPITISKDAKGEYHFKMSSGGLVSALSGCKKSMSFIWIGWTGLYIPPKDRALVDKRLMEEYSCQAVYLDDDLADRHYNGFSNSILWPLFHYHPGEMNFDEANWLAYRQANLKFAEAIRSLIRSGDMVWVQDYHLMLLPMLLRGLVDGPGKDGSLTQKELAKIKEGIVEDTPEVEHETLSDVKIGFFLHTPFPSSEIYRRVALVTLPHTFHSFLSTGFFLSDEKYFWVFSIVT, encoded by the coding sequence ATGGAAGGCAAAGAAGGCCAGCGACTCATCGTCGTCTCGAACCGACTGCCAATCACCATTAGTAAAGATGCCAAGGGAGAATACCATTTCAAGATGTCCTCGGGAGGTCTAGTCTCCGCCCTCTCAGGCTGCAAAAAGTCTATGTCCTTTATTTGGATAGGATGGACAGGATTGTATATCCCCCCCAAAGATCGTGCATTGGTCGACAAACGCTTAATGGAAGAGTACTCTTGCCAGGCTGTGTACCTCGACGACGACCTTGCCGATCGACACTATAATGGCTTCTCTAACTCTATCCTTTGGCCTCTGTTCCATTACCACCCTGGTGAAATGAATTTCGACGAGGCGAATTGGCTTGCCTACCGGCAGGCTAACCTCAAATTTGCCGAAGCTATCCGCTCCCTAATCCGTTCTGGCGACATGGTCTGGGTTCAGGATTATCACCTCATGCTGCTTCCGATGTTATTGCGGGGCCTCGTTGATGGACCTGGCAAGGATGGTAGCTTGACGCAGAAGGAACTAGCTAAGATCAAAGAAGGAATAGTAGAGGATACCCCGGAGGTCGAACATGAGACCCTCAGCGACGTTAAGATTGGGTTCTTCTTGCATACACCCTTCCCTAGCTCCGAGATTTATCGGCGAGTTGCATTAGTCACACTTCCTCACACATTCCACTCATTTTTGTCCACAGGATTCTTCCTGTCCGACGAGAAATACTTTTGGGTATTCTCTATAGTGACCTAA
- a CDS encoding C3HC zinc finger-like protein, whose translation MQSVSSSGIQSDLTATTIATTGASTSSLFPSSRITKRKLQDALDALDDATSPSDSGVRRRGEGDGRPSPSNGQTPQFTLHWRNTAFTWDENLGTSSKPRVVCYITLAPVKSCVHLFTYVQRTPVICTVSIIPQPQLKTPIPIPVSITGIPATTDGTPGRPSISHPFALAPNTNLANKLTIPIYRPASVSDFLERLSTFKLSTYRDKPAAIDAVAAARCGWRNEGGKDRLTCNVCGAAWIVGNATGMTREAARHVTSLVQNHKNSCPWRLRQCDPSIYRLPLKGSSALIRDIGKRATSLPYAIERVSIKHPLSDSELEVLSAEMARIEVSHDDTAPFDSATQITPSHYTGSDLSQNAIILALFGWEQHSPATKQTSFSSLDLVRNRSSSRLGHARSTSGNGSGRSTPIPQGSTTLERKSSGSVRNVAFADSPQRRLGKGREYEPAPLSAIESTSGDDESVTISHEAEPIHSPVRTSTSRREGSGGSGDGQGKDDMIQCVLCQRRIGLWAFISPATSVQPISEPAVSESTTSTPMRVPSSPSPRFLDVLREHRAFCPYVIRTSPLTIPNDEAPSAEVEGWKMIVGIISRSKRRESIGETSTTNPFRESTPGQNGVESAVSRVKRSPGGSRDLLRYVKGLLA comes from the exons ATGCAATCCGTATCTTCATCCGGAATACAATCAGACCTGACGGCCACCACGATAGCCACCACGGGTGCCTCTACATCTTCCCTATTTCCCTCCTCGAGGATCACAAAG CGCAAGCTTCAGGATGCGCTAGACGCCCTGGACGACGCAACTTCACCGAGTGATTCTGGCGTTCGTCGCCGCGGGGAGGGTGATGGCCGCCCCAGCCCTTCAAACGGGCAAACACCTCAATTTACTCTTCACTGGCGAAATACGGCATTCACGTGGGACGAAAACCTGGGAACAAGCAGTAAGCCTCGTGTCGTCTGCTACATAACATTGGCACCTGTTAAGTCATGTGTCCACTTGTTCACTTATGTGCAGAGAACCCCGGTCATCTGCACTGTCTCGATTATTCCGCAACCGCAGCTTAAAACGCCAATCCCTATCCCAGTCTCAATCACCGGCATCCCAGCCACGACGGATGGGACGCCAGGCCGACCTTCCATCAGCCATCCTTTCGCGCTAGCACCCAACACCAATCTCGCCAATAAATTAACCA TTCCCATATATCGACCTGCATCTGTTTCGGATTTTCTGGAGCGGTTGTCAACATTCAAGCTTTCAACGTATCGCGACAAGCCCGCGGCTATTGATGCCGTAGCCGCAGCCCGTTGTGGCTGGCGGAACGAGGGTGGCAAAGACAGGTTGACATGCAATGTATGTGGAGCGGCTTGGATCGTGGGAAACGCAACCGGTATGACGCGTGAAGCAG CGAGGCATGTTACATCGCTGGTTCAAAATCACAAGAACTCGTGCCCTTGGCGCCTTCGTCAATGTGATC CCTCCATTTATCGTCTACCCCTAAAGGGGTCATCCGCACTTATCCGGGACATTGGAAAGAGGGCAACATCTTTACCATATGCAATTGAGCGTGTCTCTATCAAGCATCCTCTGAGTGATTCTGAGCTGGAGGTGCTTTCTGCTGAGATGGCTCGTATAGAGGTGTCGCATGACGATACCGCTCCTTTTGACTCCGCCACTCAGATCACACCCAGTCACTACACTGGATCCGACCTATCACAAAATGCCATCATACTTGCCTTGTTTGGATGGGAACAGCATTCACCTGCTACAAAACAAACATCCTTCTCGTCACTGGATTTGGTTAGAAACCGATCTTCCTCACGCCTTGGTCATGCTCGATCTACATCTGGCAACGGTTCGGGACGAAGCACGCCCATTCCACAAGGCAGTACAACACTGGAGCGTAAATCGAGTGGTTCGGTTCGGAACGTTGCTTTTGCTGATAGCCCTCAGCGCCGTTTAGGCAAGGGAAGGGAATATGAGCCGGCTCCACTCTCTGCGATTGAATCAACGTCAGGAGACGACGAAAGTGTTACTATCAGTCACGAAGCCGAGCCGATTCACTCGCCGGTTCGAACTTCTACATCAAGGCGAGAAGGCTCCGGCGGCAGTGGTGACGGACAAGGCAAGGATGATATGATCCAGTGTGTGCTCTGTCAAAGGCGTATCGGATTGTGGGCGTTCATTTCACCAGCTACTTCCGTTCAGCCAATTTCGGAACCTGCGGTCAGCGAGTCTACAACATCAACGCCAATGCGAGTACCTTCCTCTCCCTCTCCTCGattcctcgacgtccttcgCGAGCATCGTGCATTTTGCCCATACGTCATACGTACTTCACCATTGACCATCCCGAATGACGAGGCACCATCCGCAGAAGTCGAGGGCTGGAAGATGATTGTAGGGATCATCTCCAGAAGCAAGAGACGGGAAAGCATTGGAGAGACATCAACCACAAATCCATTCAGGGAATCCACCCCTGGACAGAATGGCGTTGAAAGCGCAGTCAGTCGAGTAAAACGATCTCCAGGCGGA AGTCGTGATCTACTGCGTTATGTCAAGGGACTGCTCGCATAA
- a CDS encoding cytochrome P450 family protein produces MSNSSAPLSAFPILGAVASLPLPAIAALTVFVVVPVVAIALNVAWQLLIPRDPSLPPLVFHWVPIIGSAIAYGDDPLGFFFSCREKYGDLFTFVLLGRQMTVALGPKGSNFILGGKLSQVSAEEAYTHLTTPVFGKDVVYDVPNHVLMEQKKFVKFGLTTENFRAYVDMIVDETENNMIRKELSPENCPRDSQGWGCFHAFKKLAELTILTASRTLQGKEVRSNLDKSFAQLYQDLDGGFTPINFLFPNLPLPSYWRRDRAQQKMSDFYVNIIEKRKTQSQGDEHDMIAALLNQNYKDGRALSDREVAHIMIALLMAGQHTSSATSSWALLHLADCPEVAEKLYEEQVKVFGNPDGTLRPLNYEELKDLPIMGAVIRETLRMHPPIHSIIRKCINDMIVPASLAAPTDKVNEGRTYVVPKGHYLLACPAIAQVDPRVWRDADKWDPLRWLDPTGAAAQAGSLYNDENGEKVDYGWGAVSKGTESPYQPFGAGRHRCIGEQFANIQLGTILATIVRRMELRIEKRVPDHNYHTMIVLPKDPVASSSMYQSMNNLRLDQCPNCLNFADPYVEHDPLTLLLDLILLKREVYRHLLFNRGWPSWSKAQTNPWILVVKLGFSLILIDAIIRWRDVTYTPNPAYSFSQVLVACFLDTLTFHIGVTLASVLLLRSIDLFRITFNRPYSSTLGTRDQFRIPLVSLTLFYSSLTKLFLLLLLTIWQSPSSFTTVDPVEPGAGLPNFISKHKFTQSVLSLLDEDYFDRAWVIRNILGGMSAGFGLRVLLDCHPVLTTLVVLFGWYSKSFIAQLVDYSTGITITLEYSIP; encoded by the exons ATGTCAAACTCATCGGCGCCTTTGAGCGCATTCCCCATTTTGGGGGCCGTTGCCTCTCTACCCCTTCCTGCTATTGCAGCTCTTACTGTTTTTGTCGTCGTTCCTGTTGTAGCAATAGCCCTCAATGTAGCATGGCAATTG TTGATACCTCGCGACCCGTCTTTACCCCCTCTTGTGTTTCATTGGGTCCCTATTATTGGTTCTGCTATCGCGTATGGTGACGATCCTCTCGGCTTTTTCTTTTCATGCCGCGAAAAG TATGGCGATTTGTTCACGTTCGTTCTCCTTGGTCGTCAAATGACCGTCGCCTTAGGTCCAAAGGGTAGCAACTTCATCTTGGGAGGAAAGCTCTCCCAAGTCTCGGCTGAGGAAGCCTATACG CATCTCACTACTCCGGTCTTTGGTAAAGATGTCGTGTATGACGTCCCAAACCATGTGCTCATGGAGCAGAAGAAATTTGTCAAATTCGGACTTACCACCGAGAACTTCCGGGCCTATGTCGATATGATTGTCGACGAAACCGAAAACAATATGATTCGTAAGGAACTCTCCCCTGAAAACTGCCCACGCGATTCCCAGGGCTGGGGGTGCTTCCATGCGTTCAAAAAGCTGGCTGAACTTACAATTCTCACCGCCTCGCGCACGCTGCAAGGCAAAGAAGTCCGCTCCAACCTCGACAAAAGCTTCGCACAACTGTATCAAGACCTCGATGGCGGCTTCACTCCTATCAATTTCCTGTTCCCCAATCTTCCGCTCCCGAGCTACTGGCGCCGGGACCGTGCCCAGCAGAAGATGAGTGACTTCTACGTGAACATTATTGAGAAGCGCAAGACCCAAAGCCAAGGT GACGAGCATGATATGATTGCCGCTTTGTTGAACCAGAACTACAAAGACGGTCGTGCCCTTAGTGACCGTGAAGTCGCTCACATTATGATTGCGCTTCTCATGGCCGGCCAACATACTAGCTCTGCCACTTCCTCCTGGGCACTTCTTCACCTTGCGGATTGTCCCGAAGTCGC GGAGAAACTGTACGAAGAACAAGTCAAGGTCTTTGGTAACCCCGATGGCACTCTGCGCCCTTTGAACTACGAGGAATTGAAAGATTTGCCAATTATGGGTGCTGTTATTCGTGAAACGCTACGCATGCATCCACCTATTCATAGCATTATC CGTAAATGCATTAACGACATGATTGTCCCTGCGTCCCTGGCTGCTCCCACTGATAAGGTTAACGAAGGCCGAACCTACGTCGTCCCCAAAGGCCACTATCTCTTAGCCTGCCCTGCCATTGCCCAAGTAGACCCTCGCGTTTGGCGTGATGCTGATAAATGGGATCCCCTCCGCTGGCTTGACCCTACCGGCGCTGCTGCCCAGGCTGGCTCTTTGTACAATGACGAGAATGGCGAAAAGGTCGACTATGGTTGGGGCGCCGTTAGCAAAGGAACTGAGAGCCCGTATCAACCATTTGGTGCTGGTCGCCACAGGTGCATTGGCGAACAGTTTGCAAACATTCAGCTCGGAACCATTTTGGCGACCATTGTACGCCGTATGGAACTACGTATTGAAAAGCGTGTTCCGGACCATAACTACCAT ACCATGATTGTTCTTCCAAAGGACCCTGTGGCGTCAAGTTCAA TGTATCAGTCCATGAATAACCTGAGGCTCGATCAATGT CCAAACTGCTTGAATTTTGCTGACCCTTACGTTGAGCACGACCCCTTGACCTTGCTACTAGACTTAATTCTCCTAAAACGCGAAGTCTACCGTCATCTTCTCTTTAATCGTGGAT GGCCATCCTGGTCTAAAGCACAAACG AATCCTTGGATCCTAGTTGTGAAGCTTGGATTCAGTCTCATTCTGATAGATGCCA TAATCCGTTGGCGAGACGTCACTT ATACGCCCAATCCCGCCTATTCCTTTTCGCAAGTTCTGGTAGCTTGCTTTTTGG ATACCCTAACATTCCATATCGGAGTTACTCTCGCGTCTGTCCTCCTCCTCAGATCCATTGACCTGTTCAGAATCACATTCAATCGGCCGTATTCATCCACACTAGGAACTCGTGACCAATTCAG AATCCCTCTTGTATCCCTTACGCTCTTTTACTCGTCTCTTACCAAATTGTTCCTTCTCCTTCTACTAACCATTTGGCAATCtccgtcatcatttaccacGGTAGATCCCGTTGAGCCTGGAGCTGGGCTTCCAAACTTTATATCCAAACACAAATTCACGCAATCTGTGCTTTCCTTGCTCGACGAGGACTATTTCGACCGTGCCTGGGTTATACGTAATATACTAGGCGGTATGTCTGCCGGCTTTGGGCTGCGTGTACTCCTTGACTGTCACCCGGTTTTGACGACGCTAGTTGTGCTTTTTGGATGGTACTCCAAATCGTTCATCGCGCAACTCGTTGACTACTCGACTGGGATAACTATAACCCTTGAATACTCGATTCCTTAA